GGGTTATCGGGTTTTACATCCCATGGGTTGGGATGCCTTTGGACTTCCTGCTGAAAATGCTGCTATTGATCGAGGGAGTCATCCAGCCCAATGGACAGAACAAAATATCCAGCAAATGAAAAAACAACTCCAGCAATTAGGATTATCCCTCGACTGGAGTCGGGAAGTTGCCACTTGTTCCCCTGACTATTATAAGTGGACACAATGGCTGTTTCTCCAGTTTTTCCAAGCTGGACTTGCCTATCAGAAAGAATCAGCCGTGAATTGGGATCCCATTGATCAAACTGTTCTCGCTAATGAACAAGTGGATGGCGAAGGCAAATCTTGGCGTAGTGGGGCAAAAGTAGAACGGAAACTCCTAAAGCAGTGGTTTTTCAAAATTACTGAATATGCCGAAGAACTCCTCAATGATCTTGAACAACTCCCAGGATGGCCCGATCGCGTTAAACTAATGCAAGCCAACTGGATCGGAAAATCTGTAGGCGCTTATTTAGAATTTCCCGTTACAGGCAGAGACGATAAAATTGGCGTTTTTACCACCCGTCCTGATACCGTTTATGGCGTAACTTATGTGGTTCTTGCCCCAGAACATCCTCTCACCCCAAAAGTAACCACAGCAGCCCAAAAAGAAGCCGTAGAAGCCTTTATTCAAGAAGTCAGTAACGAAAGCGAACTGGAACGCACCGCCGAAGACAAACCGAAACGTGGCATTCCTACAGGTGGCAAAGCCCTTAATCCCTTCACTGGAGAAGAAATCCCCATATTAATCGCCGATTATGTTCTTTACGAATATGGCACGGGGGCAGTCATGGGAGTTCCAGCCCATGATGAGCGTGATTTTCAATTTGCCACCCAAAATCAACTGCCGATTCAACAAGTCATTGTACCCGAAGGCGAAAAACCCAGTGAAAAACTAGAAAAAGCCTACACCGAATCGGGGATAATGATCAACTCGGGTCAATTTGACGGGATGAACTCAGTGGAAGGAAAAGAAGCAATTATTCAGTATGCTGAGAAACAAGGTTGGGGAAAAGCAAGAGTTCAATATCGCCTCCGTGACTGGTTAATCTCTCGCCAACGCTATTGGGGCGCACCCATTCCCATTATTCATTGTCCCAGTTGTGGGGCAGTCCCCGTTCCTGATGAAGACTTACCCGTAGAACTTCCTGAAGATGTGGAATTTACAGGGCGTGGCGGTTCTCCTCTCACCCAACTAGAAAGCTGGTTAAATGTTCCTTGTCCCAGTTGTGGCGAACCAGCGCAACGAGAAACCGACACTATGGACACCTTTATTGACTCTTCTTGGTATTTTCTCCGTTATACCGATGCTAATAACCCCAAAGAAGCCTTTAACAAAGAAAAAGTCAATGATTGGATGCCAGTGGATCAATATGTGGGAGGAATTGAACACGCCATTCTGCACTTATTATATTCCCGTTTCTTTACCAAAGTTCTTCGAGACCGAGGACTCTTGAACTGTGATGAACCCTTTAAGCGTCTTCTCACCCAAGGGATGGTTCAGGGAATGACCTACAAAAACCCGAACACAGGAAAATATATTCCCTCAGAAGAAGTTAACCCTGATGATCCCAAAGATCCTAATACAGGAGAGCCTTTAAGCGTCTTTTACGAAAAGATGTCAAAATCAAAATATAATGGCGTTGACCCCTTGGAAGTCTTGGAAAAATATGGGGCAGACACAGCGCGAATGTTTATTTTATTTAAAGCCCCACCTGAGAAGGATTTAGAATGGGATAGTGCTGATGTGGAAGGGCAATTCCGTTTCTTAAATAAGGTATGGCGGTTAGTTACAGATTTTATTCATCATCATTCTGTCACTGAGAACCCCTCTGAACTCTCTAAAGAAGAAAAAGACTTACGTCGCGCCATTCATACCGCAATTCAATCCATTTCTGAAGATTTAGAGGGAGATTATCAATTTAATACCGCCGTTTCCGAATTAATGAAGCTCAATAATGCCCTGAGTGAGGCAAAATGTAAAACCTCTCCTGTCTATCAAGAGGGAATTGAAGCCTTAGTGAAATTACTCGCTCCTTTTGCACCCCATTTAACGGAAGAATTGTGGCATGCCTTAGGAAATGAAGACTCAGTGCATCAACAAAACTGGTTAGAACCTGATCCCGAAGCCCTAACCGTTGATGAAATTAATCTTGTGATTCAAATTAAAGGCAAAACTCGTGGGACAATTGCTGTTCCTGCTAATGCAAGTCGGGAGGAATTAGAAACCTATGCCCGAGAATCTGATATTGCCCAACGTTATCTTGATGGGAAAGAGGTGAAAAAGGTGATTGTAGTTCCTGGAAAGTTGGTTAATTTTGTGGTGTAGGACGGGTAGTGTTAAGATTAGTAAAATAATGTTAAATTATTCTTAACACTACCAATTTCTCCCACTCACTTATGACTTTTTTCAATTCCACAGAGCCAATTATTCGTCGCAAACAAACTGCTCTCGATTTACAAGACCTGTGCGGACTGCTTAAAATTAAAATAAAAATTGGGGATTATCAGCTATTTTCTCGCTTTTATACCCGTGTTGATCAAGCCCTACTTTTGTGGGGAGTGATTGCTCTAACCATTTTTACGGCAGCTCAATTTTTGCCCTTGAGTTGGATTACTCAAGCCTATTTTTGGTCAGCTTTGACAGTAGTGGCGACAGTGTGGATGATCAGTTTGACGAACTTTTGGACAAAGGTGGAACAACTTTCTTGGGTGATGTATCTTTGGGGTGGCTTAATGCTGTTCACTCTCATTTTAACTAACCTTGGTATTTTTGGCGGTTGGGGAGTCATTTTGATGAATTTGTGTTCATTATGGCTTGGAAGTTGCGCGATCGGATATTTTCTCACCGGATGGGGGTTGAAATCCCGTTTATTTATACTGATTGGTTTGATTCATCTTTTGGCTATTCCCTTTCTTCCCGTGATTGCAGGTTGGCAGTTTTTAGCCACAGGTTTAATTATTAGTGGTAGTTTGGTTCTATTATCAGAATTACAGTGGGATATGCGTGAGCCTATTTATTCCCCAGTTTTATCTGAACAAGAACGAGCATTTAATCAGCAACAGCAACAACAACGACAAAATTAGTGAGTTAGCAGTAACAGAAAGTGGTGTGATCAGGAACGAACGTTAATTTAATGGGAATTTTTGAATATCTTGGTAAAGCTATCAATGCTTGGTTTCTAGGCTTTTTTCCTTACTTTGAAATTTATTTAGCCATCCCGATCGCGATCGCGATGGGGCTTGATTACATCTCAGCCGTTTTCTGGTCAGCATTTGGTAATTTTACCGCCGTTCCCCTGATCATTTTCTTTTACCAACAGCTGATGAGAATTGGATGGCTTAACCGTTGGTTGCACAAGATTGAAAAACGCTCATTAAATAAGTTTGGTCGCTCTCTAAATCGTTATGGCCCTTGGTTTGTGCTCGCGATGACTCCCATTGTCGGGGTATGGGTAGTTGCCGTCATAGCACGAGCGGTGGGGATGAACTCAAGAGTAATTATTTTTTCTACTCTCGGTAGCATTATCCTGTACGCGATTGTAATAGCTCAATTGGTTGCCCTTGGAGTGGATATATTTGGTTAGTAATATTTTTAAGAATTGAATATAAAGTTTTTTGTAGCAAAACTTACATTTCAGAAAAAAAATTCTAATATTTAAATAGAGTAGTTTATGAAAAATAGCTTTTCACCATCAGTTGTTTTGCTGTTTGGACTGAGAATTTTCTTCTGAAGGAGAACGACCGTCAAGAAGAAAAGGGGCTAACTGATAGAAAAAAGTGCCGTTTTTAGTGAATGTTTAATTAAACAGGAAGAGACAGGAGTTAAAACTGAGTTAGGGGTTTGGGGTTTTTGTCGTTTCCCCCAATTTATAGCTTTGAAGGGAGTGCGAAACCACTCATCAGAACAGCCTGACAAGGCTAACCTACCTAAGACGCAATTAGGTTTAACAACTAGCCTCAGCTAAACTCCTACTATCATCACTTACTGACTAATTCCTCAGCCATTTTATTAGAAGGAATGTAATTTTATTCTAAGTAGGTTTTCTTTGATCTCCTCACCTCTTTTTAAAAACTCTAATTTTCATGGAGGCGGGTGGAGCCATCGTTAACCCCCGTCGAGCAGGGCGAATAGCACCAGATCGAGATAGACTAAAGTTAAAATCTTGTAATAGGGTGGCGGTACTGAGCTTGAGTTCCATCATTGCTAAAGCTGATCCCAGACAACGGCGATGCCCCCCACCAAAAGGCAGATATTCGTGAGGGGCATATTGATGTTCTAAAAATCGCTCTGGGCGAAACTGTTTGGATTCAGGATAGAGATCCTCGCGGTGGTGAATAATGTAAGTTGCTGGCATCACGGCAGTTCCCGCCTCAAACGAGTATCCTGCAAGGGTCATGGATTGGCGTAACGTGCGTGGAAATGTGGTTGGCGCAATGGGATAAATTCGTAAGGCTTCTTGGCAAACTGCGCTTAAATAAGGGAGTTGAGTAATTGCTTCGGGATCAGGAGAAGAGCCTAAACTGGCTAATTCTGACCGAATTTTTGTTTCTACCTCAGGTAAATGGTGAATCCAGTACAGTATCCAAACTAAAGCAGAAGTGGTGGTTTCATGTCCAGCAAATAGAAGGGTTATCAGTTCATCATGAAGTTCTAGATCACTCATCCCTTCCCCGTTTTCATCTCTTGCCTGAATCAGTAGGGTGAGGATATCAGTTCTTTTTTCTGATGTTTCTCCAGCTTGTTCTAAGTATTGACGGCGATCGCGAATTTCATCATAAATCAATTGCCGTAACTGTTCCCGCCAGTAAATAAAGCGTCCCCAAGGACTCCAACGCCCCCAGTCTTTTTGCAAAGATGGGAAAAATAAGAAGACAGAAGTAATAGGGTAAGCAAAGGAGTCCAACATCAGACTCATTAAACTTTGAATTTGAGACAATCGAGTTCCTTCCCGAAGCCCAAAAACCGCCTGCAACATGATACTTAAGGTCAATTTTTGCATGGGGGGACGTGCCACAATTGATTGACCTGATTGCCAATTCGCACTAATTTCACGAGTTAAATTGCAAATTAGTTGCCGATAACTACGAAGGTAATCTCCATGGAAACTAGGCATGAGCAGTTTACGTTGCCGTTTATGGGCGTTGCCATCTAGCAGTAGGATTGAGTAATCTCCGACCATTGCTCTAAGAATGCCGTTATTTTGCCCAGTATTTACTTGCGTAGCATCGAGGGCAAAAATTTCTTGCACTAGCTTAGGATCCCCTGCATAGATTAACGGGGGAGAATTATCACCACCAATCTGAAAGACATGACCATATCGCTGAACGTTGTCCTCCATGTATCCCATTGGATCTAAAACTAGGCGTAATAGTCGTAAAGTCCGTTTTAGCCCTTTTCCTTCAGGCCCTTTTAATTGCTGATACTGGGATGCAGTGTCTGTCTGTACAAATTTACTGGTCATTGAGATATTGTTGACTTACCTTTCTTATTCAAATGTTAGCAACTCCCGTCTTTTCAAAATTGAGTTCTCTTTCTAGCAACGGTTTAAAACTTGCTTTAGAGAAACTGGACTATAATTACACCGGCAACAACGACAAACAAGCCAACAATATCTGCTATTTGAGGGACATCGCCAAACGCTATCCAAGCCATTACCATGGTGACAGGTGGCCCTAAATAAAATAAACTGGCGACTCGCGTGGCATCAAAACGAGAAAGAAGTTGCCACATTAAAGCATAAGCCCCAAGGGAAACGCCAATGATGAGCCAGCTTAAAGTGGCAATAAAGGGGACATTCCACTCAATTTCTAGTTGTTCAACCATTATTGCAGGGATCGCTAAGGCTAAAGTAGTGGCAGAGCTTTGATAGAACAAATTACTGCCAATAGAAAGAGAGGAATGATTCTGCGGTGAGGTTTCTCGCCGTCTTTGCAGTAAACTTGCTATGGTAATGGCGATAACTGAACCGAAAGGAATAAAATAACCGATAGGAGAAACGTCAGAATCAACCCGAATGCGAGTTCCTACCGCGATCGCGACTCCTAAAAATCCCACAATTAAGCCTAACCATTGCCATAAACGGGTTTTTTCTCCCACCACTAAGCCAGAAAAAGCCCCAGTTGCTAGAGGTTGTAGGGCAACCACTAACGCCACAATTCCTGCAGGAACATTCTCTTCTAACGCTAGTAAAGCACAACTTAACCATACGCCATGAGCTAAGATTCCCACGATGGAAACATGAGTAATGGTTTTTATTTCAGGTAATACTAATTGTCTAGAGTAAATGAGATAAATTAATAAAATTAAGGTCAGAAGACTGTATCGCCAGAATAATAAGGTAAATGTGCCAGCGTAAGGTAAACCAAATTCTGCGCCAATGAAACCAGAGTTCCATAGTAAAACAAAGAAGGTAGCAAGGCTGAAATCAGATTTAATTAGGTTCTGCATAAGTGATTCGTTATAAGTTTTGCCATTCCTTGAAACATAAGGGTTTGATCAACAAGTGTTTTATTACCACAAAATAGAGATTTTTCTTGCAAAAATTGTTGCAGTAATAAGCCATCGCCACCAGTTAGAATAACTTTTCCTTGGGGAAATTGCTCCCACCAAGCGGTAAGATAGTTATCAATCCCACTGATGATTGTGTGAATAACACCACTCGCGATCGCGCTTTTGGTGCTATCTCCCCATAATTGTGGTAATGTATCAGGTAAGCTCACTTGTGGTAGGGCTGCAGTGTTTTGGTTTAACGCTCTCAATTGTAATCGCAATCCAGGTAAAATTGCTCCACCTAGAAAATTATATTCTTTTCCAACCGCCGTATAGGTAAGAGCCGTTCCCCCATCAATTACTAAGACAGGATAACCATAAGTTTCTCCAGCACCATAAACACACAAAGCGCGATCGACTCCTAATGTTGCATAAGTATTAGTAAGGGGAATGTCTTCGAGGGTAATGATTTTTTTATGCGGATAGTCATCCCAAAGTTGTGTTTGTTTGCTAACAACTGAAGCGATATAAACAGGGAGATTGTTAAGTGAAAATTGATCCCCCCAATCCTCACTAAAGCTCCGGCCCTTAATAAAGGGGGGCGAAGGGGGGATCGGTACGCTAAATAAATTGTTAGATTTTATAAAATTATCCCCTTGATAAGAGGAGGTATCATCTATTACTTCTCTAGGAAAAAGAGCCGTTGGTAAGTCTGTAATTGCTTTCTCTAAATGATTAGTATTCCAAGTTGTTATTAGTTGTCTATTTTGAAAATATCCCCAATGTAGGCGAGAGTTACCAATAATTAGAGTAATAAAATTTTGTGAAAGTAGGCTCATTTTACGATCCCCCCTAGCCCCCCCTTATTAAATGGGGGAACTAATATGGAAGTTTAAAACTCAATTAGAATTGCTATATAGCGTTTGAAAGAATGTTAAATAAGTATTACCATATTTTTTTTGACGAATTAGCTCTAACCCCTCAATTTCGTGATTATTCCACTGTTTAGGATCATGTTCAACGGCAATTTCCCCTTCTACTGCTAATAATTTTAGCTCAACAATACTCCTTAAAATTGAATCATATAAATCACTACCATAGGGCGGATCAAAATAAATAAAATGAAATTCCTCTCCTTGTAACGCTTTTATTTTCTCTTGAACGTCTCCCTTTAGCACTCTAAATTCTTGCTCTAGACTTGCTACTTTTTGCCAGTTTTCTTGAATAATTCGACAGGCTTTAGGATATTTTTCAATTCCGACTAAATATGTAATTCCCCGACAGAGTGCCTCCGCTCCAATTGTCCCATTTCCAGCACATAAATCAAGCCAATGAGCTTCTTTGAGGTTTCCTTGCCAAATATTAAATAGAGCCTCTCGAACTTTTGCTGAGGTAGGACGAGTATTGTCTCCTGGCAAAGTTTTTAAGAGGCGATTCCCATAAATTCGCATGGTTTGAAGTTAAATTTCAGCAAAGGAACGCTCAATTAAACGGCGAGCAATAGTTTGTGTGCCAGTATGTTCATAATAATTGGTAGTTAGGTCTAAAAAGGCAGCTAAATAGTCTAATTGTTCATCAGAAAATTCCACAAAACTTTCTAAGTTACTAACTACTTTTTTCGGCGTTAAATCTTTGCTTTCTACAAAATCTCCCATCCAACCTTGCACCGAATTAAAGGCTTCATTAATAAATCCTAATTGTTCTTCTGTTTCTTCTCCAGGTATGAAATCATTGACATTTTTAAAAGTTTCATTACTTTCTAATTCGCCTGGGTTTAGATTTTCGATCATCTCTCCACCTTTTTGAATAAAATCGGGGCCAAGGGGGATTAATCCATCTAAACACACCAAGGCTGCCATCCGCATTAATTCTTCTCCACCGTAATCAGCAAGGGAGTTAACAAAGTCGCCAATACTATCTCCTGGAAGACCATTAATTTGGCAAAACGCAAGCAGTTCTACGACAGTTTTTAGGGCAAGATCAATGGTTTGGGCTTTGTCCGCTTTCGGAGTAATTTTACTTAAAAATCCCATTAAAGGGATACGTTCCCCTGCTTTATGGGCGAGGGCAGCACTAGCTAAAGCGCGATCGCTGCGATCAACGGTTTGATACAACCAGAGAGCGCATTGATAGCCTTGGGAGTCATCATTAAATAATCTGACAGCGCGATCGCCGACTTGTTGAATTATCTCTTCATCATCTTCCCCTGTCACTTTGCGGATCATATTCTCAAAGCCAACAGTATTTTCCCATTCCCCAGGAACAACAAAATCTAACGCCCTGAGAACCCGAATTGTCATGTTTTGTTCGGGAAGTTCATCAACTAATTGAAAAATTGGGTCTGTCATTTGTTTTTAGTCATTCGTCATTTGTCATTAGTCATTGGTCATTAGTCATTAGTCATTTGATCACTGGTCACTGCTTAGTGTTTATGACCATGAGTGGGGCATGGGGGCGCAGAAATGGAGCGATCAAGCCAGCCTACTGCTTGTTGAAGATGGGCGAGGGCTTCTTCTGTTTGCGAAGTTTGTAAATAAACTAACGCTGCCGTAATGTGTTGATTGGCTTGGGCTTTACGATTAGATTTTAGACGATGCCAGTCATTAGGCGCGATCGCGCATTTATCGGCTAACATCTGCGCTAACTCTAGGGTGCTTTTCTCTAAAAGTTCTTGGGAAGTGGCTTGTGACATAATAATTTAACGTCCTGTCTAAAAGTACAATAACTAAAGAGCTATATCTATTCTAATGAAAACACTTTTACAAAGAGAAGGCGTTAAGGTAAATATGGAGTCTTTAATGCAAAAATAAAATTATTAATCCGTGCAGGAAATAGTTAACACCTAAAGGCCAGCATATTGAACTGGCTGAGCCCAAAAATAACGACTAATACGTTCGGGACATTTCTGAAGACTGTATAAATAAGAGCGAACCCTTTTCATGAGTTCATTACGATTACGGGGTCTTTGTCGTCTCATAGCATTGCTTTTAATGTCCTGATTGAGAAATTCATCGGGATTTCGTTCTGGGCTGTAGGGGGGAAGATAAAACAGTTCCAATTCATCCTGATGTTGAGCTACCCATTGTTGAACTTTACGGGAGCGATGTACTGGGTGGCGATCTACAATCAAAAAAACTTTGTTTTCCCTGGAGCGAATTAATCGGCGTAAAAATTCCAAAAAGACATCGCTATTAAATCCCCCTTGAAATACTTGAAAGCGTAGGGTTCCTCGATTGGTCAGGGCGGAAATTAAGTTGCAACTGAAACGTTGCCCAGTTCCTTCTACAATTGGCGTTTTCCCTACCTCAGACCAACAAGTCCCTGCTTGATGGTCCGAACGCAATCCCATTTCATCACCCCAATGAATCTCAGCTCCTTCCTGCTGTGCTCGCTTGTGAATCGCTGGATATTCATGAGTTAACCAATGCTGAAGCTGGTGAGGACATTGCTCACGAGCGCATTTGGCAGGCTTTTGTGGAGACAGTCCCCAACGACGCAGATAACGACCAATCGTCGTTTGAGAAAGAGTAATTCCCCAACATTGTTCAATGAGCTGAGATACGGCTTGTCGAGTCCAGAGAGTAAATGGCAGTTGTAGTTGTTCTGGGCTGTAATCCCGAATGAGACGAGTAATTGTCGTTACCTGCGATCGCGCCAAGGTAGGATGCTCACGACGACCTTGTTTACAAGCTTTGAGAGCTGTCTCACCCCCACGACGGTAACGTTGCACCCACTGATTAACTGCTGTACGAGTAACTCCAAACTCTTGGGCCACTTCTCCTTGAGAACGTTTGTTCTCAATCACTGCCATGACCGCCCTTTTACGGATTGCTTGTTGAGCTTGAGGGGGTAAACTCCGAGCGTCTTTTAATTGCATATAGAAAACTGCCGTACTTCACTTTCCCATGTTAACTATTTAGCGCACGGATTAATAAATTCATTCTCCAATTGTATCATAAAAATCATTTTGTAGTTAAAGCTACACAATAATTTATAGAAAGTAAATAACCTAGAAGCAAAGTTTCAAGTCCAAGGAATAATACTTCTAATGTTGACTGCTTCCTTTCGTTTTCTAGGTTCAATTAAATTTGCGATCCCCTTATTAACGGCTATTGTTTTAATTTTAATTGGAGCAACAATTTATGAGTCAGAAGTTGGCACTTCCGCCGTTCAAGACATGATTTATAAAAGCCCTTGGTTTGGAGGGCTAATGTTTTTATTAGCGATTAATCTTGGGGCTTCGGCGCTGTCTCGCTATCCTTGGCGTGGTGCAAGAAAAATTGGGTTTGCAATTACTCATTTGGGATTAATCGTCATTATTGCTGGATCAGCAGCAGTGATTCATCTGGGAACAGAAGGTTTATTGTTAGTTCGCACTGATGGCGCTGGTAATAACCAAATGCGGGTTGACGGTGAAGTGGTAGAAGTTTTAACCCCCGATCAAAATTTAATTCAACAAGAATTATTTATTAAACCTAATGGAAAAATTCGCCCCAACACTGTGGGTGATGTTCAATTATTACAGTATGCGGAAAATACGATGCAAACTGTACGGTTTGAAGAAGGAGAGAATAGTAATAACTTAGCCGTACAATTACAATTAAACAGCGATCGCATGGGGCAAAATTTAACTCGCCACTTAGCCCTACATCCTATTTCTTATCAGGAAATTGATCTGGGAATGGCAACTTTAGAAATGATTGAAGTAGATTCAAAGTTAGATCAATATTTATCCCCTGATCAAAAAGCAGATTCCCCCTATTTTCAAATTTTAGTATCCCCTGAAGAGA
This window of the Euhalothece natronophila Z-M001 genome carries:
- the leuS gene encoding leucine--tRNA ligase yields the protein MVAASQYNPAEIEPKWQQCWLETNADTASEDPNRPKFYALSMFPYPSGNLHMGHVRNYVITDVMARWRKMQGYRVLHPMGWDAFGLPAENAAIDRGSHPAQWTEQNIQQMKKQLQQLGLSLDWSREVATCSPDYYKWTQWLFLQFFQAGLAYQKESAVNWDPIDQTVLANEQVDGEGKSWRSGAKVERKLLKQWFFKITEYAEELLNDLEQLPGWPDRVKLMQANWIGKSVGAYLEFPVTGRDDKIGVFTTRPDTVYGVTYVVLAPEHPLTPKVTTAAQKEAVEAFIQEVSNESELERTAEDKPKRGIPTGGKALNPFTGEEIPILIADYVLYEYGTGAVMGVPAHDERDFQFATQNQLPIQQVIVPEGEKPSEKLEKAYTESGIMINSGQFDGMNSVEGKEAIIQYAEKQGWGKARVQYRLRDWLISRQRYWGAPIPIIHCPSCGAVPVPDEDLPVELPEDVEFTGRGGSPLTQLESWLNVPCPSCGEPAQRETDTMDTFIDSSWYFLRYTDANNPKEAFNKEKVNDWMPVDQYVGGIEHAILHLLYSRFFTKVLRDRGLLNCDEPFKRLLTQGMVQGMTYKNPNTGKYIPSEEVNPDDPKDPNTGEPLSVFYEKMSKSKYNGVDPLEVLEKYGADTARMFILFKAPPEKDLEWDSADVEGQFRFLNKVWRLVTDFIHHHSVTENPSELSKEEKDLRRAIHTAIQSISEDLEGDYQFNTAVSELMKLNNALSEAKCKTSPVYQEGIEALVKLLAPFAPHLTEELWHALGNEDSVHQQNWLEPDPEALTVDEINLVIQIKGKTRGTIAVPANASREELETYARESDIAQRYLDGKEVKKVIVVPGKLVNFVV
- a CDS encoding small multi-drug export protein — translated: MGIFEYLGKAINAWFLGFFPYFEIYLAIPIAIAMGLDYISAVFWSAFGNFTAVPLIIFFYQQLMRIGWLNRWLHKIEKRSLNKFGRSLNRYGPWFVLAMTPIVGVWVVAVIARAVGMNSRVIIFSTLGSIILYAIVIAQLVALGVDIFG
- a CDS encoding cytochrome P450, producing MTSKFVQTDTASQYQQLKGPEGKGLKRTLRLLRLVLDPMGYMEDNVQRYGHVFQIGGDNSPPLIYAGDPKLVQEIFALDATQVNTGQNNGILRAMVGDYSILLLDGNAHKRQRKLLMPSFHGDYLRSYRQLICNLTREISANWQSGQSIVARPPMQKLTLSIMLQAVFGLREGTRLSQIQSLMSLMLDSFAYPITSVFLFFPSLQKDWGRWSPWGRFIYWREQLRQLIYDEIRDRRQYLEQAGETSEKRTDILTLLIQARDENGEGMSDLELHDELITLLFAGHETTTSALVWILYWIHHLPEVETKIRSELASLGSSPDPEAITQLPYLSAVCQEALRIYPIAPTTFPRTLRQSMTLAGYSFEAGTAVMPATYIIHHREDLYPESKQFRPERFLEHQYAPHEYLPFGGGHRRCLGSALAMMELKLSTATLLQDFNFSLSRSGAIRPARRGLTMAPPASMKIRVFKKR
- a CDS encoding DMT family transporter, with translation MQNLIKSDFSLATFFVLLWNSGFIGAEFGLPYAGTFTLLFWRYSLLTLILLIYLIYSRQLVLPEIKTITHVSIVGILAHGVWLSCALLALEENVPAGIVALVVALQPLATGAFSGLVVGEKTRLWQWLGLIVGFLGVAIAVGTRIRVDSDVSPIGYFIPFGSVIAITIASLLQRRRETSPQNHSSLSIGSNLFYQSSATTLALAIPAIMVEQLEIEWNVPFIATLSWLIIGVSLGAYALMWQLLSRFDATRVASLFYLGPPVTMVMAWIAFGDVPQIADIVGLFVVVAGVIIVQFL
- a CDS encoding pantothenate kinase translates to MSLLSQNFITLIIGNSRLHWGYFQNRQLITTWNTNHLEKAITDLPTALFPREVIDDTSSYQGDNFIKSNNLFSVPIPPSPPFIKGRSFSEDWGDQFSLNNLPVYIASVVSKQTQLWDDYPHKKIITLEDIPLTNTYATLGVDRALCVYGAGETYGYPVLVIDGGTALTYTAVGKEYNFLGGAILPGLRLQLRALNQNTAALPQVSLPDTLPQLWGDSTKSAIASGVIHTIISGIDNYLTAWWEQFPQGKVILTGGDGLLLQQFLQEKSLFCGNKTLVDQTLMFQGMAKLITNHLCRT
- the rsmD gene encoding 16S rRNA (guanine(966)-N(2))-methyltransferase RsmD encodes the protein MRIYGNRLLKTLPGDNTRPTSAKVREALFNIWQGNLKEAHWLDLCAGNGTIGAEALCRGITYLVGIEKYPKACRIIQENWQKVASLEQEFRVLKGDVQEKIKALQGEEFHFIYFDPPYGSDLYDSILRSIVELKLLAVEGEIAVEHDPKQWNNHEIEGLELIRQKKYGNTYLTFFQTLYSNSN
- a CDS encoding DUF6439 family protein codes for the protein MSQATSQELLEKSTLELAQMLADKCAIAPNDWHRLKSNRKAQANQHITAALVYLQTSQTEEALAHLQQAVGWLDRSISAPPCPTHGHKH
- a CDS encoding IS630 family transposase, translating into MQLKDARSLPPQAQQAIRKRAVMAVIENKRSQGEVAQEFGVTRTAVNQWVQRYRRGGETALKACKQGRREHPTLARSQVTTITRLIRDYSPEQLQLPFTLWTRQAVSQLIEQCWGITLSQTTIGRYLRRWGLSPQKPAKCAREQCPHQLQHWLTHEYPAIHKRAQQEGAEIHWGDEMGLRSDHQAGTCWSEVGKTPIVEGTGQRFSCNLISALTNRGTLRFQVFQGGFNSDVFLEFLRRLIRSRENKVFLIVDRHPVHRSRKVQQWVAQHQDELELFYLPPYSPERNPDEFLNQDIKSNAMRRQRPRNRNELMKRVRSYLYSLQKCPERISRYFWAQPVQYAGL
- a CDS encoding cytochrome c biogenesis protein ResB, whose translation is MLTASFRFLGSIKFAIPLLTAIVLILIGATIYESEVGTSAVQDMIYKSPWFGGLMFLLAINLGASALSRYPWRGARKIGFAITHLGLIVIIAGSAAVIHLGTEGLLLVRTDGAGNNQMRVDGEVVEVLTPDQNLIQQELFIKPNGKIRPNTVGDVQLLQYAENTMQTVRFEEGENSNNLAVQLQLNSDRMGQNLTRHLALHPISYQEIDLGMATLEMIEVDSKLDQYLSPDQKADSPYFQILVSPEEKLYYAVNSSQGFQSGELTVNNPIKTGWADFQVKVNQVIPHAEIQRDVIPIASQDNQTPGLLVQMPTGKKQWLQWGEPRKINTNQGNFYVAFTPNLKQLPFTIHLDDFIVERNEGSQSVAMWTSQITIKNSEEEVQREVWMNHPTWYQGWKIAQASWNPGDLEQSTLQVKREPIWVTALTFGGSGLVVLGIVIMFYGRSLSKQVTAMKPKEESTATEAIHVN